In one window of Sus scrofa isolate TJ Tabasco breed Duroc chromosome Y, Sscrofa11.1, whole genome shotgun sequence DNA:
- the LOC110257881 gene encoding heat shock transcription factor, Y-linked-like, protein MAHAPTEIQGVSPKDESTGSESSITSPWCDNSITGDLDLRSQIEEKAFQALSEGSLMKEPCHTLCASEPDGDNDFPPLPFPRKLWEIVESDRFKSIWWDENGTSIVINEERFKKEVLERKGPFRIFETESMKSLVRQLNLYGFTKLRRNFQRPASLANILAEDNEVSAWNKLQFYHNPNFKRGCPHLLVRMKRRVRVKNASPVSASLLQGCSKKRSRTGGDVDNHNSDVAAETRGEDAFSASTNLNVPLIRWPSMSQRISNTTTPTRSGLSSPSSPSVRPPGQIVMAQHAIFSQLTTFHMHSQSSYSPASGHIVNFITTTTSISQYHLISNFPSGYFGLRVEPSPLPTRYQNISPTEGPVSNPQAAAQPWFLTPMATDTSAASLSRPNPQSSSVSEHHPNYH, encoded by the exons atgGCACATGCTCCTACAGAAATTCAAGGTGTTTCTCCTAAAGATGAATCAACTGGTTCAGAATCCTCCATTACATCTCCATGgtgtgataactcaatcactggggacttggacttgaggtctcagattgaagaaaaagctttccaggcttTGTCTGAGGGCTCCCTGATGAAAGAGCCATGCCACacattgtgtgcctctgaaccagatggagataatgattttcctcctctgccctttcccagaaaactttgggaaattgttgaaagtgatcgatttaagtccatttggtgggatgaaaatggaacctcgatcgtgattaatgaagaacgcttcaagaaagaagttctggagagaaagggtccgttcagaatatttgaaactgagagtatgaaaagcttagttcgacagcttaacctttatggatttactaaattgcgaaggaattttcaaagacctGCCTCACTAGCCAACATTCTGGCAGAAGATAATGAAGTCTCTGCTTGGAACAAG ctgcagttctaccataatccaaattttaaacgaggctgtccccatctgttggtgaggatgaaaagaagagtcagggtgaaaaatgcttctccagtatcGGCTTCTCTACTTCAAGGCTGCAGCAAGAAGCGCTCTAGAACAGGGGGTGATGTGGATAACCATAATTCTGATGTGGCTGCAGAAACTCGTGGAGAAGATGCATTTTCAGCCTCTACAAACCTAAATGTGCCTTTAATAAGATGGCCTTCTATgagccagagaatttctaatacaactaccCCAACTAGAAgtggtctttcttctccatcatcaccatcagtcaggccaccaggacaaattgtcatggctcaacatgctatttttagtcagttgaccacgtttcacatgcactcacaaagcagctactctccagcaagtggccacatcgtgaatttcattacaactaccacttccatttctcagtaccaccttatttctaacttcccaagtggttattttggactgagggtggagccttctccTTTGCCAACCAGATACCAGAATATATCACCAACTGAGGGCCCTGTGTCTAACCCCCAAGCAGCAGCCCAACCATGGTTCCTAACGCCAATGGCCACTGACACATCTGCTGCCTCGCTTTCAAGGCCAAATCCTCAGTCCTCCTCCGTATCGGAACATCACCCTAATTACCACTGA